In Penaeus monodon isolate SGIC_2016 chromosome 7, NSTDA_Pmon_1, whole genome shotgun sequence, the following are encoded in one genomic region:
- the LOC119575129 gene encoding uncharacterized protein LOC119575129, translating to MTTSDQQPKTKTMVLLLVIIYMAVLIMVAIGMGLLVMGRSFGAVATFVALGLVSFALVSALQLRSWLLTSYGSPPPTPSALDPPPAYRASWRRSFRRYLDTRRSRNAQNRTPSVGVGVRGDEADGRVVLSVSNKDEENPPSYEEALRNSVENLS from the exons ATGACAACATCGGATCAACAACCAAAAACCAAg ACAATGGTTCTACTTTTGGTCATAATCTACATGGCCGTGTTAATCATGGTGGCCATAGGAATGGGTCTCCTTGTGATGGGCAGATCCTTCGGCGCCGTCGCCACCTTCGTTGCTCTGG GGCTCGTGTCTTTCGCGTTAGTCTCGGCCTTGCAGCTCCGGTCGTGGCTCCTAACGTCATAcggctccccccctcccaccccgagCGCCCTCGACCCCCCGCCGGCCTACAGAGCGTCCTGGCGGCGTTCGTTTAGGCGGTACCtcgacacccgtagatccaggaATGCGCAGAATCGAACGCCGTCGGTGGGCGTGGGCGTAAGGGGCGATGAGGCGGACGGGCGTGTTGTCCTCTCCGTTTCTAATAAGGACGAAGAAAATCCGCCTTCCTACGAGGAGGCTTTGAGGAACAGTGTTGAAAATCTTTCTTGA
- the LOC119575130 gene encoding uncharacterized protein LOC119575130, protein MTRLDRKTKIRVVALFAMLIYVVVLIIVIAGTIFLALENAIGAIITFTSLGLLSFGLVAALQWFLSSLESSARDPPPPYRASWWFQYRRRSASNARIQTSALHERSALDPVTPSDVSLSSVGVREEESDDGTRTADGRVFISLPKIDDEDPPSYEEAMRACAAGNL, encoded by the exons ATGACCCGTCTCGATCGGAAAACCAAAATTCGG GTAGTGGCTCTGTTTGCAATGTTAATCTACGTGGTCGTATTAATTATAGTGATTGCTGGAACGATTTTCCTGGCCTTGGAAAACGCGATTGGGGCCATTATCACCTTTACTTCATTGG GCCTCTTGTCCTTCGGCTTGGTCGCGGCGCTGCAGTGGTTCCTGTCGTCCCTGGAGAGCAGCGCCAGGGACCCTCCTCCGCCCTACAGAGCCTCGTGGTGGTTCCAATACCGGAGACGCTCAGCCTCGAATGCGCGGATTCAAACGTCTGCCTTACACGAACGCAGCGCTCTCGATCCAGTCACGCCCtcggatgtctctctctcttcggtggGCGTGAGGGAGGAAGAGTCTGACGACGGGACAAGGACGGCTGATGGGCGCGTCTTCATATCTCTTCCAAAAATCGATGACGAAGATCCGCCATCTTATGAGGAGGCAATGAGGGCTTGTGCAGCAGGTAACTTATGA